One Danio rerio strain Tuebingen ecotype United States chromosome 22, GRCz12tu, whole genome shotgun sequence genomic window carries:
- the si:dkey-222p3.1 gene encoding uncharacterized protein LOC100007529 precursor: protein MFRSGFLICFLISLSSEASVQKTFEGFIGGSALFPCYYDPSRLKLISAHWRLNDSLNVYDILSGRGTDNEQDPQFKGRTETFPTDYMKGNFSLRLRGLTWSDVGAYCCSISDVNSLQCTTLQVKERPREIHEKPDRNVGVESNAERIVSQVLACFFAVILLCV from the exons ATGTTCAGAAG TGGGTTTCTGATCTGTTTCTTGATATCACTCTCAAGTGAAG CATCTGTGCAGAAAACATTTGAGGGTTTCATCGGAGGTTCTGCACTTTTTCCATGCTATTATGATCCCAGTCGACTGAAATTGATCTCCGCGCACTGGAGATTAAACGACAGCTTGAATGTTTACGACATACTCAGCGGCAGAGGGACGGATAATGAGCAAGACCCACAATTCAAGGGCAGAACTGAAACATTTCCTACAGACTATATGAAAGGAAACTTCTCACTCAGACTCAGAGGTTTGACTTGGAGTGATGTTGGAGCGTATTGCTGCTCCATTTCAGATGTTAATTCACTCCAATGCACAACGCTTCAAGTCAAAG AGAGACCAAGAGAAATCCACGAGAAACCAGACAGAAACGTTGGAGTTGAATCCAATGCAGAGAGGATTGTATCACAAGTGCTTGCTTGCTTTTTTGCTGTTATTTTGCTCTGTGTTTGA